The Streptomyces tubercidicus DNA segment CCGTGACATCACCTCCGGCACCTGCTGTATCGGCGTCTGGGGCCCGCTCGCCCGCGACCTGGTCCAGCCCCTGACCCGTGACGACTTCTCGCACCAGGCGTTCGGCTACTTCCGTGCCAAGCAGACGTACCTCGGCCATGTCCCGGTCACCGCCATGCGCCTCAGCTATGTCGGCGAGCTCGGCTGGGAGCTGTACACCACCGCCGATCTGGGGCTGCGCCTGTGGGACACGCTCTGGGAGGCGGGCCGGGAGCACGGGGTGATCGCCGCCGGCCGCAGCGCCTTCAACAGCCTCCGCCTGGAGAAGGGGTACCGCTCCTGGGGCCATGACATGACCACCGAGCACAACCCCTACGAGGCCGGGGTCGGCTTCGCGGTCCGCCCCGCCAAGGGCGAGTTCCTCGGCCGCGCGGCGCTGGACGGCCGGAGCGAGGAGACCGCGTCCCGCAGGCTCGCCTGCCTCACCCTCGATGACCCCGCGGCCGTCGTCCTCGGCAAGGAACCGGTCTTCGTGGACGGCACCCCGGCCGGCTATGTCACCTCCGCCGCCTACGGCTACACCCTCGGCCGCGGGATCGCCTACGCCTGGCTGCCGGCCGGCGCGGCGGTCCCCGGAACCGCCGTACACATCGAGTACTTCGGAGAGAAGATCCCGGCCACCGTCCGCCAAGAGCCCCTCTTCGACCCGCAGATGGAGCGCATCCGCAGGTAGGGCGGGCCCGGACCGCCGGTGATCCGTCCGCCCGCCGCCCGCCCTCCGTACGCAGAAGGAGCAGCCGCATGGCTCCCACCTACGACGTCATCGTTCTCGGCCTCGGCGGCATGGGCGGCGCCGCCGCCCACCATCTCGCCGCCCGGGGCGCCCGGGTCCTGGGCCTGGAGAAGTTCGGCCCGGTGCACAACCGCGGCTCCAGCCACGGTGGTTCCCGTATCACCCGCCAGTCCTACTTCGAGGACCCCGCCTACGTACCGCTGCTGCTGCGCTCGTACGAGCTGTACGAGAAGCTGGAGCGGGACACCGGCCGCCAGATCGCCACCCTCTGCGGCGGGGTGATGCTCGGCCGCCCCGACAGCCGTACGGTCCGCGGCAGTCTGGAATCCGCCCGCCAGTGGGACCTCCCGCACGAGATGCTCGAACCCAGGGAGATCCGCCGCCGCTTCCCGACCCTCACCCCCGCCGCGGACGAGGTCGCGCTGTACGAGGCACGGGCGGGGCTGGTCCGGCCGGAGTACACCGTCGCCGCACATGTCCAGCTCGCCGGACAGGACGGCGCCGAGCTGCACTTCGAGGAGCCGGTCACCCGCTGGGAGGAGCTGCCCGGCGGCGCCGGGGTCCGCGTCCACACGCCCGAAAACACCTACACCGCAGGCCAGTTGGTGATCTGCCCCGGGGCCTGGGCGCCCCAGCTGCTCACCGATCTGGGCGTGCCGTTCACCATCGAGCGCCAGGTCATGTACTGGTTCGCCCCGGACGGCGGCACCGCGCCCTTCGTCCCCGCCCGGCACCCGATCTACATCTGGGAGGACGACCGGGGCGTCCAGGTCTACGGCTTCCCCGCGATCGACGGCCCCGACGGCGGCGCCAAGGTCGCGTTCTTCCGCAAGGGCACCGTCTGCACCCCGGAGACCATCGAACGCACCGTGCACGACCACGAGGTACGCGCCATGGCCGACCAGATGCGCCCCCGTATCCCCGCCCTCCCCGGCCGCTTCCTCAAGGCCGCCACCTGCATGTACTCCAACACCCCCGACGAGCACTTCGTGATCACCCGGCACCCCGCGCACCCGGAGACGGTGACCGTCGCCTGCGGCTTCTCCGGGCACGGCTTCAAGTTCGTCCCGGTGGTCGGCGAGATCGTCGCCGATCTCGCGCTGACCGGTGCCACCGCGCACCCCATCGAGCTGTTCGACCCCCGCCGGCCCGCCGCCGCGGCCGCTTGAGGAGCCTCCATGACGACCATCCACACCGAGTCCTCGCCGGCCGCCGCCCCGCCCGCGGCTTCCCCGAGTCTGATCGCCACCCTCGCCGGACACCACTACACCGACCCCGAGATCTTCCGTCAGGAGCAGGAGAAGATCTTCGAGCGGCTGTGGTTCTGTGCGGTCCGCGGCGCCGACCTGGCGAAGCCCGGCGCCTTCCGCACCGTCCGGATCGGCCGGGAGAGCGTACTGATCACCCGCAACCGCGCCGGTGAGCTGCGCGCCTTCCTCAACATCTGCCGGCACCGCGGTGCCCAGCTGTGCACCGAGGAGTCCGGCGAGGTCCGCCGCAACCTCCAGTGCCCGTACCACGCCTGGACCTACGACCTGGACGGCCGTCTGGTGGCCGCCCCCAATCTGCAGCGGATGCCGGACGTCGACCGCACCGAACGCGGCCTGGTCACCGTGCCGCTCCGCGAGTGGCTCGGCTACGCCTGGGTGTGCCTGGCCGACGAGCCGCCGTCGTTCGAGGACACCGTGATCGGCGCGGCCGTCGAACGGCTGGGGGACACCGCCTCCCTCGACCGCTACCGCACCGAGGGCCTCGCCCTCGGCAAGCGCCTCACCTATGACGTGCGGGCCAACTGGAAGCTCATCATCGAGAACTTCATGGAGTGCTACCACTGCGCCACCATCCACCCCGAACTCACCGATGTGCTACCGGAGTTCGCCGATGGCTTCGCCGCCCAGTACTACGTCGGGCACGGTGCGGTCTTCGCCGACGAGGCCACCGGATTCACCGTGGACGGCACCGAGGGCTTCGGCCGGCTCCCCGGCATCGAGGACACCCAGGACCGCCGCTACTACGCCATCACCGTCCGCCCGCAGGTCTTCGTCAACCTCGTCCCGGACCATGTCATCGTCCACCGGATGTTCCCGATGGCCCCCGACCGCACGGTGGTCGAATGCGACTGGCTGTACCTGCCCGAGGTCGTCGACTCCGGTGCCGATATCTCCAAGTCCGTCGAGCTCTTCCACCGGGTCAACGCCCAGGACTTCGACGCCTGCGAGCGTACCCAGCCGGCCATGAGCTCCCGCGCCTACCGGAACGGCGGGGTGCTGGTACCCAGCGAGCATCACATCGGCGCCTTTCATCAGTGGGTCACCGACTGCCTGGCGGGCGGGGGCGGCTGACTCAGGCGTCGTGGCCCCGGCGCCGTCGGCGCGGCTGCGGCTGTGGCTCCGGTTCCGGCGGGCCCGGCGAGGGCGCGGGGAGCGGGGCGACATCGGCGCCGATCGGCGGGACGGGAGCCAGTACGTCCTCGCCGTACAGATCCTGCACCCAGTTGTCGTGGTAGACGGTGTCGAGATAGCGCTCGCCGAGGTCGGGGGCGATCGCCACCGCTGTGCGGTCCTGAGCGTCGTGCCGGGTCAGCCAGTCCGTCGCGCCGCTGACCACGGTGCCGGTCGAGCCGCCGAACACGAAGCCGCGTTTGGCCAGCCGGTGGCAGGTGCGGATGGTGTCGGCCTCCGCCACCCGTACGACATCGTCCACATAGGACTCGTCGAGCAGCGGCGGCTGGACGCTCATGCCCAGACCGGGGATCATCCGGTGTCCCGGAGTGCCGCCGAAGGTCACCGAGCCGACGCTGTCCACGGCGATGATCCGCACCGGCCGGTGCCACTCCCGGAAGTAGCGGGCACAGCCCATCAGGGTGCCGGTGGTGCCCGCGCCGACGAACAGCAGGTCCAGCCGCGGGAAGGCGCGGGCGATGGCCGGTGCCGTCCTGCGGTAGTGCGCCCGCCAGTTGCCCGGGTTGGTGTACTGGCTGAGCCACAGAAAGCGGGAGTCGGAGGCACACAGGTTGCGGATATACGCGAGGCGGGCGCCGAGGAAGCCGCCGTTGGACTCCTGGTCGGCAACGACATGCACCTGGCTGCCGAGGGCCTCCATCATCAGCCGGGTCGCCAGGTTGCAGCGGGAGTCCGTCACGCACAGAAAGCGGTAGCCCTTGCTCGCCGCGATCATGCTGAGCGCCACGCCGAGGTTCCCGGACGAGGACTCGACCAGGACCGTGTCCGGACGCAGGTCCCCGGCCCGTTCGGCGGACTCCACCATCTCGGTCGCGGCCTTCAGCTTGATCGAGCCGGCGAAGTTGAAGCCCTCACACTTGAGGAACAGGGAGTGCCCGAAGATCGACCGGAGGTCGACATAGAGCTCCTCCTCGTTGAATGCGTAGGGCGTGGATATGACAGGCACGATGGTCTCCTCATCTGCGGCAGAGCGCCGTCGGACGTCGGTCGGCCGTGGCGGCGGACCTCGCTCCGGTGGGCGGTGCGGCGGTCCGGCTGCGGGTCTTTGCGGGTGTGTGGGGTGCATGAGCCTCCTTGCCCTGGTCGGAGGGGGTGCCGACGGCTCATCCGTACCGGCGCAGTTCATGGAAGAAGCCGTCGACGACCTGGAGTTCCCCGGACCGGATGACCTCGTCGTAGACGTACTTGCCGACCGCGAGGTCGAGCACCCCGAGGCCGAACGGGGAGAAGACGGCGGTCCGGTCTGCGGGCACCGCGACCCGGCCGGCCATCACATCGTCCAGCGTGCCGTCCAGGAACGTCCGGTTGCCGGTGAGCTGTTCGGTCAGATGCGGGGAGGTGGCGGCGCGCAGACAGTGGTCGATGTCGTCGACGATATTGGTCGCGGTCAGCAGGATCTGCGGTGCGAGGTCGCGCAGCGACACATGCACCACCACCGGGTGGTGGCCGAACCAGGAGACCTCGTGGACGTGGGGCTGCGCGGCGACGGTGGCGAAGACCACCAGGTCGCTGGAGCGGATCAGCTCCTCCGCACTGTGGTGCACGGTGACCCGCCCGGCGGTACGGGACTGCTCCAGGTACAGGCGGAAACCGGCCGCGCTCTCCGCCGACAGGTCGTGCACACCGATCTCGTCGAACGACCAGCCGGTCCCTTCCAGGAAGGTGTGGATGTAGCGGGCGATCAGGCCCGTGCCGAAGAATCCGACCCGGGTCGGGCGGGGGCGCCCGCGGCTGAGCCGGTCGGCTGCCGACGCGGCCGAGGCCGCGGTCCTGGTCGCGCTGATGATGGAGCTCTCCAGGCAGGCGAACGGGTAGCCGGTGTCATGGTCGTTGAGGATCAGTACGGCCGACGCCCGGGGGATTCCGGCGGACACGTTCGGCGGGAAGCTGGAGATCCACTTCACTCCGTCCACCCGTGTCTCCCCGCCGACGGAGGCGGGCAGCGCGATGATCCGGGAGGACGGGCGGTCGGGGAAGCGCAGGAAGGACGAGGGAGGATTCACCGTGTCACCCGCGCCGTGCAGCCGGTAGGTGGCCTCGACCACCTCCACGATCTCCTTTTCGCGTCCCTGGAGTGCCTGCTGCACCTGGGCGCCGGAGATCACCGCGAAGGTCGGTGCGGGGGCCGGCCCGGGGGACGCCTCGGAGGGCGTGGGCCGGGACGGGGTGGGGCGGACGGTCGTCATGGTCAGTTCACCTCAACGGTCGGCGAGCAGTCGGCCAGGCGCACCGGGTCGGCCAGGGCCACCACCATGTCCCTGGGACCTTCGAACGGCTCCCGGCTGTGCGCGCTGCGGACGTTGTCGACGAGCAGCAGGTCACCGGCCTCCCACGGCCGGCGCGCGGTATGGAACTCATAGACCTCGTTGAGCAGCCGCACCACGTCCTCGTCGAGCGGATCGCCGTTCCCGTAACGGGTGTTGAACGGCAGCCCCTCGGGGCCGTACTCATCGAGCAGGTACTCCCGCACCTCGGGCGCCATCGTCCACTCACTGAGGAACGCGATCTGGTTGAACCAGCAGCGCCGGCCGCTGACCGGGTGGCGCACCACGGCACTGCGGCGCTGTGTGGTGCGCAGCCCACCATCGGGCTGCCAGGAGAACGCGATGGCGTGGGCACGGCAGTAGCGCTCCACGGCTTCCCGGTCGTCGGTGCCGAACGCCTGGTCCAGCGTGGCCCCGATCTCGGGGTGGTAGCTGCGGGTCAGCAGCCAGCCCTCCCGCTCGAACCGCTCGGTCAGCGCCGGGGGCAGCGCGTCCAGTACGGCCGTCGAGTCGGCCACCCCGGTGGCCCCGCCGGTGGTGGGGGCGCCCAGGCAGGCGAACAGCATCAGCCCGGGGAACTCCAGGGTGTAACTCAGCTCGTGATGCATGCACATCGGCTGGTTCGGCGGCCACTTCGAGGAGGAGTAGACACCCTCCGAGTAGGGCTGCCGGACGGCGAAGGACTCCCGCTCGGTCAGCGGAGCGACGCCCAGGCCATGGAGGACGGCGCCGACCTCTGCCGGGTCGCTCATCCCCAGGCCCCGGACCAGGACCGCCCCGTGCTCGGCGACCAGGGCGCGCAGTGCGTCCCGCCGCTCGGCCGCCCAGTGCGCCGCGCTGCCGGTGGCCTTGACCCGCAGCATCGGAGGGGTGCCGGGTTCCTGTTCGAGTTCGGGCAGGGAGATCGAGAGTGACGAGACCATGGCGGTACTCCTCTCAGTAACGGCTCGGGACGGAGCCGGCCGTACGGCGTCTTCCGCGTGCGGCTGCGGTCCACCGGACCCGCCGTCGACCTGCCGGGCGAGATCGGCGAGCACCGGATGCCGGGTGAGGTCCTTGACGGAGACCACCCGGCCCAGGCAGAGCGCGAGTGCTACGGCCGACAGCGAAGTGCCGCCGCAGTCAAAGAAGTTGTCGTGCCGGCCGATCCGGTCCTGCGGCATACCGAGTACCTCGGCCCAGGCGGCGGCCAGTCGCCGTTCCGTCGGCGTACGCGGTGCGTGGTGGTCGTCCTCGACGGCGTCGAGCCCGCCGGCGAGTGCCTCCAGCGCCTTCTTGTCGATCTTTCCGTTGGCGGTCAGCGGAAGGCTCTCCCGCCAGAGGAAGACCGACGGCACCATGTACTCCGGCAGCATCTCGCCCAGCCGGCCCCGGAGAACATCGGCCTCCAGCGCATGCCGGCCGGAGTAGAAGGCCACCAGGCGCTTCCCGTGCCCCGCCCGCTGGGTGACCACCACGGTGCCGTCACCGACTCCGGGCACCCGGAGCAGCGCGTTCTCGATCTCACCCGTCTCGATACGGAAACCACGGATCTTGACCTGGCTGTCCCGGCGCCCGAGGAACTCCAGCTTGCCCTCCGGGAGCCAGCGCCCGTGGTCACCCGCCCGGAACAGCCGCCGTCCCGGATGGTGCGGATCCGGCACAAAGGCCGGCCGGGTGCGCTCGGGATCGTTGATGTATCCGCGGCCGACGCAGACCCCGGAGAAGACGATCTCGCCGGGGGCGCCGAGCGGCACCGGCGCCAGATGTTCGTCCACGACATAGACCCGCACATTGTTGACGGGACGGCCCAGCGGGACCCGCTCGGTGTCCGGCACCCCGTCCATCACCTCGTGGTTGGTGTCGTCCGAGGTCTCGGTCAGGCCGTACGCGTTGACCAGCCGGATCCCGGGCCGGGCCGTGAACCAGCGCTGGACCAGCTCCTTCTTCAGCGCCTCGCCGGTGACCGACACACACCGCAGATCCGGCAGTTCGCGGGGCCGCTGTGCGAGAGCGGACAGCACCACATCGAGGTAGGACGGGACCACTTGCAGGACCGTGGCCCGTCCCTCGGCCACCGTGTCGATGAAACGTCCCACGTCCAGCACGGCCGACTGCTCGACCAGCAGGGTCCGCCCGCCGACCAGCAGCGCCGACAGCAGCTGCCACAGGGAGATGTCGAAGCACTGGGGCGCGGTCTGGGCGACGACCTCTCCCTCGTCGATCCCCAGGTCGTCGATCTTGGCGTAGAGGTGGTTGAGCATGCCCAGGTGTTCGCACATCGCGCCCTTGGGCTCGCCGGTGGAGCCCGAGGTGAAGAAGACATAGGCCAGTTGGTCCGGGCCCACCCGGACATCGGGGTCACTGTCGGCGGGGCTCGCTCCGCAGACGGCGTCGATGAAGAGCGGCTGTACCCCGGGCACCGAGGTGAGGGCCCGGTCGAGGCCGCCGGTGCTGCCGGGTTCGGTCAGCACCTGACGGCACTCGGCGCGCGAGAGCATCAGCGCGATACGGCCGGGCGGGAAATGCGGCTCCACGGGCAGGTACACACCACCGGCCTTGAAGATCGCGATGACCGCGGCCAGCCACTCCAGATTGCGTTCGGTCACCACCGCGACGACGTCCTCGCGGCCCAGTCCGCGGGCCAGCAGGGTGTGCGCCAACCGGTTGGCGCGCACGTTGAGTTCCCGGTACGTCCACCGCCGGCTGCCGTGTACGGCGGCAATGGCGTCCGGGTGCGCCCGCACCCGCTCCTGGAACAGCTCGTGGAACCGGCGGTCCGGCAGCGGCCGGCTCGGTCCGGCCAGTCCTTCGAGCTGTAGCCGGCGTTCCTCGGCGGAGAGCAGGGACTGCCGCCGGTGCTCGGCGTCCGGATCGGCGGCGATCAGCGTGAGCGCCGTGACGTAATAGCCGCCGATCCTGGCGGCGCACTCCTCATCGAGCACATCGGTCCGGTACCGCAGCCGCAGCACACGGCCGTCGTCCTGACGGGAGAAGGCCACCCACAGCACGGTGTCGCCGAGCGGGCCGCCGCCCGTACCGGGCAGATCGAACACCGTCTCCGGGGACTCCCCGGCCGGAGCGGGTTCCGGCCCGGGCCCGGCCGGGAACCGCCGGTGCCGCAGCAGCTCCGTCTCCGCCCGATGGGTGTCCAGCAGGAGACCCCGCCATGAGCCGGCCGCGGTCGCCAGCCGGCACGGCAGCGGGGTGCCGCCCCGCTCGGCGAGGTAGCCGGTCGCGATCTCGTCGTCACCGGCCAGCACGGCCAGCACCTTGGCGTGCGCGGCCAGCAGCACCGCACTCAGCGGCATCCGCAGCCGGTCGGCCAGCCGGCGCAGTGTGGCCGGCAGCTCATCCGGGAGGACCGTCTCCCGGACGGCGGTGCCCGGTACCGGCATACGGGTCCAGCGCGGGATCCCGGTGTACCCACCCTCGGCCAACACGCCATTTCCGAGGGGGGAGTTGGCGGTCATCGAGGTGGTCATCAGCTGCTACCTCCAGCCCTCGACGGGGTCCCGGCCGCTGCTCTGCCGGGCCGGATTTCCGCCCCATTGCGCGTATGGCGGCACCACCTCGCCCTTCATCAGGAAGGAGTCGGGCGCGAGCACCGCGCCGTCACCCATGGCCACGCCGTAATGGACGAAGGCGCCGACGCCGAGCGTGCAGCCCGCTGCGATCGTGCTGCGGTCGGACTTGAAGGTGCCGTCCTCCTGCGAGTGGCACTGGACGACGCTCCCCGCGTTGAGGGTGCAGCCGTCTCCGATGGCAGCCAGTGGCCGCTCGGTCAGATAGCAGCCGTCATCGAAGACCTTGCTGCCGATCCGCACGCCGAGCAGCCGCCAGATCAGGCTCTTGTACGGGGTGCCGTTGAACAGCAGCAGATAGCTCTCCGAGGGCACCTTCCAGAAGCGTTCGCGCTGCCAGAAGCGCGGATCGTAGATCGAGCAGAACAGCGGAGCCACTGGATGGAACGCCGTCACCACCCGTTCGACCAGCACGAAGTAGAGGACACCGGACACCAGCACCAGGACGTTGGCCAGCGCGAGCGCCAGGGCGCCGAGCGAGTCGTAGAGCTCGGCGGCCACCGCCGCGACCAGGGTGATCCAGAAGAAATAGAGCCATCGCGTCAGGAGATAGAGCCCCATGGTGGCCGCGTTGTGCCGGTTCTTGGCGGCGAGGCGGCGGCTCAGCTGCGCACCGTCCTTCAGCTCGTCGAAGGTGCTGTCCCGCTGGACCGAGCGGGGAATCTCGAAGCTGGGCGAGCCGAGGAGCCCGACGCCCTCCCGGACCTCACCGTCGACCGGGACCATGACCTTCGTCGCGAGCAGGCAGTTGTCGCCCGTCTTTCCCCGCGAGGGGTAGGCGATCCGGTTCCCGAGGAAGTTACGCGGTCCGATCGAGGTCCGTGAGACACGGAAGGACGTATGCGAGAAGTCGGCGTTCATCACCGACAGACCGTCGGCGACCATCGTCCCGCTCCCGACGGAACTCAGATACGGAGACTCGTGCTTGACCTCGGTGCCGAAGTTCGACCCGGTCTGCTCCACGCGGGAGAGGTCATAGCCGAGACACCGCCCCAGGTAGTGCACGATGGCGGAGCTGTCGCCGAACAGCCGCATCAGAAACTTCCGGTTGGTCGTGACGGCGATCAGCCGGTGCACCGCGTAGTGGAAGCCGTACAGCGGATAGACCTTGCCCGGGGTGATGGTCCGGCCGAGCAGCCGCGGCACCGTGGCCTGGAAGAGGAGACCGAGGGGCACGGCGGCGAAGAAGAGCAGGGACACCAGCAGGGCTTCCCCATAGAACGTCCAGTCCGCCAGCGCCGTGGGGCCGGGCTCCAGAACCGCGGTGAGCTGCGGTGCCGCGGCCAGCAGGATGCCCACGCCACCGACCGCCAGCGGCACATACACCAGCAGCACGGTCGCCAACTGCAGGGCGCTGTGCACCGTCCTGCGCACCGCGCCGCATCCGGCCGGGCCCACCGCGAGGTAGTCCACCTCGCCATCGGTCCGCTGGGCCGGCGATCCGTGCCAGCGCTCACCGTCCGGCACCATCTGTCCGCTGTGCAGGGACGAGGCATGGCCGAGCTGGGCCCCGTCGCCCATCGCCGTATCGATATCGAGCACCGTCGCCTCGCTGATGACCACGTCCTGCCCGAGGACCACCGCGCCCGTCTGGATCAGACCGGACTGCGCCCGGTAGCAGCTGAGGAACGAGTCCTTGCGGATGACGGTGCCGTCGCCGACGGCGAACAGATCCGTGCACACCGGCACATTGCGCGAGAAGACCGCGACGTCTCGGCCGATGTGTGCGCCCAGGACCCGGAGATAGAGCGTGTAGAGCGGCGAACCGACGAACAGCACCAGCGGGTTCGAGCGGATCAGCGTCTTGACGACCCAGAAGCGGACGTACCGCAGGCTCCAGACGCGGAACTGCTGGGGTTTCCACCGGCCGATCAGAACCCACTTCGCCAGGACAGGAAGCGCACACAGCAGCAGCA contains these protein-coding regions:
- the sbnB gene encoding 2,3-diaminopropionate biosynthesis protein SbnB, with the protein product MTTVRPTPSRPTPSEASPGPAPAPTFAVISGAQVQQALQGREKEIVEVVEATYRLHGAGDTVNPPSSFLRFPDRPSSRIIALPASVGGETRVDGVKWISSFPPNVSAGIPRASAVLILNDHDTGYPFACLESSIISATRTAASAASAADRLSRGRPRPTRVGFFGTGLIARYIHTFLEGTGWSFDEIGVHDLSAESAAGFRLYLEQSRTAGRVTVHHSAEELIRSSDLVVFATVAAQPHVHEVSWFGHHPVVVHVSLRDLAPQILLTATNIVDDIDHCLRAATSPHLTEQLTGNRTFLDGTLDDVMAGRVAVPADRTAVFSPFGLGVLDLAVGKYVYDEVIRSGELQVVDGFFHELRRYG
- a CDS encoding amino acid adenylation domain-containing protein gives rise to the protein MTTSMTANSPLGNGVLAEGGYTGIPRWTRMPVPGTAVRETVLPDELPATLRRLADRLRMPLSAVLLAAHAKVLAVLAGDDEIATGYLAERGGTPLPCRLATAAGSWRGLLLDTHRAETELLRHRRFPAGPGPEPAPAGESPETVFDLPGTGGGPLGDTVLWVAFSRQDDGRVLRLRYRTDVLDEECAARIGGYYVTALTLIAADPDAEHRRQSLLSAEERRLQLEGLAGPSRPLPDRRFHELFQERVRAHPDAIAAVHGSRRWTYRELNVRANRLAHTLLARGLGREDVVAVVTERNLEWLAAVIAIFKAGGVYLPVEPHFPPGRIALMLSRAECRQVLTEPGSTGGLDRALTSVPGVQPLFIDAVCGASPADSDPDVRVGPDQLAYVFFTSGSTGEPKGAMCEHLGMLNHLYAKIDDLGIDEGEVVAQTAPQCFDISLWQLLSALLVGGRTLLVEQSAVLDVGRFIDTVAEGRATVLQVVPSYLDVVLSALAQRPRELPDLRCVSVTGEALKKELVQRWFTARPGIRLVNAYGLTETSDDTNHEVMDGVPDTERVPLGRPVNNVRVYVVDEHLAPVPLGAPGEIVFSGVCVGRGYINDPERTRPAFVPDPHHPGRRLFRAGDHGRWLPEGKLEFLGRRDSQVKIRGFRIETGEIENALLRVPGVGDGTVVVTQRAGHGKRLVAFYSGRHALEADVLRGRLGEMLPEYMVPSVFLWRESLPLTANGKIDKKALEALAGGLDAVEDDHHAPRTPTERRLAAAWAEVLGMPQDRIGRHDNFFDCGGTSLSAVALALCLGRVVSVKDLTRHPVLADLARQVDGGSGGPQPHAEDAVRPAPSRAVTERSTAMVSSLSISLPELEQEPGTPPMLRVKATGSAAHWAAERRDALRALVAEHGAVLVRGLGMSDPAEVGAVLHGLGVAPLTERESFAVRQPYSEGVYSSSKWPPNQPMCMHHELSYTLEFPGLMLFACLGAPTTGGATGVADSTAVLDALPPALTERFEREGWLLTRSYHPEIGATLDQAFGTDDREAVERYCRAHAIAFSWQPDGGLRTTQRRSAVVRHPVSGRRCWFNQIAFLSEWTMAPEVREYLLDEYGPEGLPFNTRYGNGDPLDEDVVRLLNEVYEFHTARRPWEAGDLLLVDNVRSAHSREPFEGPRDMVVALADPVRLADCSPTVEVN
- a CDS encoding aromatic ring-hydroxylating oxygenase subunit alpha, giving the protein MTTIHTESSPAAAPPAASPSLIATLAGHHYTDPEIFRQEQEKIFERLWFCAVRGADLAKPGAFRTVRIGRESVLITRNRAGELRAFLNICRHRGAQLCTEESGEVRRNLQCPYHAWTYDLDGRLVAAPNLQRMPDVDRTERGLVTVPLREWLGYAWVCLADEPPSFEDTVIGAAVERLGDTASLDRYRTEGLALGKRLTYDVRANWKLIIENFMECYHCATIHPELTDVLPEFADGFAAQYYVGHGAVFADEATGFTVDGTEGFGRLPGIEDTQDRRYYAITVRPQVFVNLVPDHVIVHRMFPMAPDRTVVECDWLYLPEVVDSGADISKSVELFHRVNAQDFDACERTQPAMSSRAYRNGGVLVPSEHHIGAFHQWVTDCLAGGGG
- the sbnA gene encoding 2,3-diaminopropionate biosynthesis protein SbnA, which encodes MPVISTPYAFNEEELYVDLRSIFGHSLFLKCEGFNFAGSIKLKAATEMVESAERAGDLRPDTVLVESSSGNLGVALSMIAASKGYRFLCVTDSRCNLATRLMMEALGSQVHVVADQESNGGFLGARLAYIRNLCASDSRFLWLSQYTNPGNWRAHYRRTAPAIARAFPRLDLLFVGAGTTGTLMGCARYFREWHRPVRIIAVDSVGSVTFGGTPGHRMIPGLGMSVQPPLLDESYVDDVVRVAEADTIRTCHRLAKRGFVFGGSTGTVVSGATDWLTRHDAQDRTAVAIAPDLGERYLDTVYHDNWVQDLYGEDVLAPVPPIGADVAPLPAPSPGPPEPEPQPQPRRRRRGHDA
- a CDS encoding Pls/PosA family non-ribosomal peptide synthetase encodes the protein MVGEPVGELTSYPEESPAGRCGEVAAATGIEDALAATLAEVMGAGQTPVDRHFFDDLGADSLVMAHFCARVRKRADLPPVSMKDVYRYPTIRALATALADSTPAFPAEAPPEAPPEAPAPSPSPAPAFADTPRYILCGALQLLTFLGYSCLVALFTAWGYEWIAAGTGLFDRYLRSVLCGAAGLLLLCALPVLAKWVLIGRWKPQQFRVWSLRYVRFWVVKTLIRSNPLVLFVGSPLYTLYLRVLGAHIGRDVAVFSRNVPVCTDLFAVGDGTVIRKDSFLSCYRAQSGLIQTGAVVLGQDVVISEATVLDIDTAMGDGAQLGHASSLHSGQMVPDGERWHGSPAQRTDGEVDYLAVGPAGCGAVRRTVHSALQLATVLLVYVPLAVGGVGILLAAAPQLTAVLEPGPTALADWTFYGEALLVSLLFFAAVPLGLLFQATVPRLLGRTITPGKVYPLYGFHYAVHRLIAVTTNRKFLMRLFGDSSAIVHYLGRCLGYDLSRVEQTGSNFGTEVKHESPYLSSVGSGTMVADGLSVMNADFSHTSFRVSRTSIGPRNFLGNRIAYPSRGKTGDNCLLATKVMVPVDGEVREGVGLLGSPSFEIPRSVQRDSTFDELKDGAQLSRRLAAKNRHNAATMGLYLLTRWLYFFWITLVAAVAAELYDSLGALALALANVLVLVSGVLYFVLVERVVTAFHPVAPLFCSIYDPRFWQRERFWKVPSESYLLLFNGTPYKSLIWRLLGVRIGSKVFDDGCYLTERPLAAIGDGCTLNAGSVVQCHSQEDGTFKSDRSTIAAGCTLGVGAFVHYGVAMGDGAVLAPDSFLMKGEVVPPYAQWGGNPARQSSGRDPVEGWR
- the solA gene encoding N-methyl-L-tryptophan oxidase produces the protein MAPTYDVIVLGLGGMGGAAAHHLAARGARVLGLEKFGPVHNRGSSHGGSRITRQSYFEDPAYVPLLLRSYELYEKLERDTGRQIATLCGGVMLGRPDSRTVRGSLESARQWDLPHEMLEPREIRRRFPTLTPAADEVALYEARAGLVRPEYTVAAHVQLAGQDGAELHFEEPVTRWEELPGGAGVRVHTPENTYTAGQLVICPGAWAPQLLTDLGVPFTIERQVMYWFAPDGGTAPFVPARHPIYIWEDDRGVQVYGFPAIDGPDGGAKVAFFRKGTVCTPETIERTVHDHEVRAMADQMRPRIPALPGRFLKAATCMYSNTPDEHFVITRHPAHPETVTVACGFSGHGFKFVPVVGEIVADLALTGATAHPIELFDPRRPAAAAA